Within the Nitrosococcus wardiae genome, the region ATATTACCAAGGCTGTTCAACAAGCCCAACAAGAAAGGAATATAGATTCACATAAAGCAAAAGTAACTGCTATTAAGCCGATAGAAGTTAACTACGATCAGATCCGAACAGAAACTGTTTCAGAGCAGCATCTTCATGAGCATCGAATTATTACTGGACTGTGCGATACCGAGCAAGTTAATAGCTATAAGATGCTGCGTACTACAGTTTTGCGGCGTCTGCAAAAAAATGGTTGGAATATTTTTGGTGTGACTAGTTCTATAGCTGGAGAAGGGAAAACGCGTACAGCGATTAATCTAAGTATTAGCTTGGCGATGGAGGGTAATCACACAGTATTGCTTGTCGATGCTGATCTACAACGGCCGGCTATTCATAAATACTTTGGTTATGCACCAGAGAAGGGATTGAACGATTACTTGGTAGATAATACCCCAGTCAAAGATACCCTCATCCATGTGGCAGTTGGAAATTTAGTTATTTTACCGGTGAGAAAGCCACTCCAAAATTCCTCAGGGTATTTACGTTCTCCAAAGATGGCAACTTTAGTAGAGGAAGCTAAAACCCGCTATTCTTCAAGAATTGTTGTGTTTGACTTACCACCATTACTTTCCACTGATGACGTTATAGCTTTTTCTCCTCTTTTAGATTCAATTTTGCTGGTTATTGAGGATGGAGCTGTAACTCATGAAGAGCTTGCCCGCTCAGCTGAATTACTCAAAGATACAAATCTACTTGGAACCGTACTTAATAAATCTAAGGAGAAAGTAATGGGATATGGACCCAGTTATTATTAAGTTATATTTGTGGCTATCTTAATTATGCTGAGCTAAGCACGCAACTCCGTGATACATAATGTGTTTTAAACTTCTTTAGATTTATTTGCATTACTTGTCGCCGTGTATACTTTTAAGCTCAAAGCTTTAAACTAGAACGGGTAATTGTAGTGCTTGCTTGGAGAATACCACAAAGAAATAAGTGCACTTTAGAATGCAGAATATTAGATGAGACGCTGGTGTACTGTCTTAGGAGTGAAAGGTGTTTTTTACTTAATAAAACAGCTACTGAAATCTGGAATGCTTGTAATGGTCAGCGGAGTATTGCCGAAATCATCAGGTGCTTGGGGCAACCGGAAGATGACGTCATGCAGATGATCATAAGCCTATGGGATCAAGGCCTTCTAGAAGTAGATCAAGCTTTCCAATAATGACTATATTATTAGTAAAATACTACTCATTTAACCATACCTAAATTAAGCGTGCCAGACATCCATTCGCAATATCTCTGTCCTGAACTACAGGCTGTTCTTTGGTGCGCAAAAATAAAATTTCAGAAGGCTTTCTCATACCGTCTCACCGACATTTTTTTACCAAGCCTAAATTGGGATAAGCTATTGTATTACGCTCAAGTTCATGCCTTAACACCATTGGTGCATGAAGTGATAGCTAGTCAACCTCAGTCTGTAATCCCAATCAATATCTTGAAGGCTTTAGCAGAACGACGCAGGGCAATCGCTTACCATAATCTTCAATGTACTCACGATTTACTTCTTCTACATAAAGAATTCAAAAAACAAAGTATACGAGTTATCTCCTATAAAGGGCCACTATTGGCTATTAGTAGCTACGGTAATCTTTCCCTTCGCGAATTTGGAGATCTTGATCTCCTTATAGATAAACGCGACATTAAAAAATCAGTGGATATTATTGCTGCTAAAGGTTATCGAATTACAAGTCGATATAGTTGGGAAATCACGTTTACTAAAGAGGATAAAAAAGAATTAGATCTACATTATAGCTTATCACCTTGGACTTTTCCCGTTTCACTTTTCTTTGATTGTCTATGGGAGCATGCTCACCGAGTGCGAATAGCTGATGAAGACATTGTTACTTTTTGTCCTGAGCATAACCTCATGGTTTTATGTGTTCAAGTATCCAAGGATGCTTGGGAAGATCGCTTAACGTTAAACAAGCTATGCGATATTGCGG harbors:
- a CDS encoding PqqD family protein, with amino-acid sequence MYCLRSERCFLLNKTATEIWNACNGQRSIAEIIRCLGQPEDDVMQMIISLWDQGLLEVDQAFQ
- a CDS encoding nucleotidyltransferase family protein, with product MPDIHSQYLCPELQAVLWCAKIKFQKAFSYRLTDIFLPSLNWDKLLYYAQVHALTPLVHEVIASQPQSVIPINILKALAERRRAIAYHNLQCTHDLLLLHKEFKKQSIRVISYKGPLLAISSYGNLSLREFGDLDLLIDKRDIKKSVDIIAAKGYRITSRYSWEITFTKEDKKELDLHYSLSPWTFPVSLFFDCLWEHAHRVRIADEDIVTFCPEHNLMVLCVQVSKDAWEDRLTLNKLCDIAALLSVSHQQFNWFYVLHEAALCRLSRILYFGLALTKAFLDIKLPALILKELRQQSWIEKGVLQTVYRVAALKIGKKSGFFHRMQLHFFLQESLLGKASQVGMLLTRLKWEQKKIIHEKIPYSKN
- a CDS encoding CpsD/CapB family tyrosine-protein kinase, whose amino-acid sequence is MSLDYITKAVQQAQQERNIDSHKAKVTAIKPIEVNYDQIRTETVSEQHLHEHRIITGLCDTEQVNSYKMLRTTVLRRLQKNGWNIFGVTSSIAGEGKTRTAINLSISLAMEGNHTVLLVDADLQRPAIHKYFGYAPEKGLNDYLVDNTPVKDTLIHVAVGNLVILPVRKPLQNSSGYLRSPKMATLVEEAKTRYSSRIVVFDLPPLLSTDDVIAFSPLLDSILLVIEDGAVTHEELARSAELLKDTNLLGTVLNKSKEKVMGYGPSYY